From Triticum aestivum cultivar Chinese Spring chromosome 4A, IWGSC CS RefSeq v2.1, whole genome shotgun sequence, a single genomic window includes:
- the LOC123081522 gene encoding cold-regulated protein 27 has translation MGEDVGIAQGNQVTNLVSAGWTDERHTDYISSMEASFINRLFNHGNNANRKDSGTNGFKVLQGGAGVWKKVEFARPGACAQVGAKQSLPANPWIQHFRSRDCSSSSSSARGDGAQTLVGDHESGIRTTPGGTPLSHGRELGACKGENLLDQNSEVSDQNFADDDEAEVGAESSRTCKKRRLSSSSTYCAQTIQ, from the exons ATGGGCGAGGACGTCGGCATTGCCCAG GGCAACCAGGTCACTAACCTGGTGTCGGCCGGATGGACGGATGAGAGGCACACGGATTACATAAGCTCCATGGAAGCCTCTTTCATCAACCGACTCTTCAATCACGGGAACAACGCCAACAGGAAAGATTCAGGTACCAATGGGTTCAAGGTTCTCCAAGGTGGGGCTGGAGTGTGGAAGAAAGTCGAGTTTGCGAGGCCCGGTGCTTGCGCTCAAGTCGGGGCCAAACAAAGCCTGCCTGCAAACCCCTGGATCCAGCATTTCAGATCGCGTgattgcagcagcagcagcagcagtgcaagaGGTGATGGGGCACAAACTTTAGTAGGTGATCACGAATCGGGTATTCGGACTACCCCTGGGGGGACTCCCTTGTCCCATGGAAGGGAATTGGGAGCTTGCAAGGGAGAAAACCTTCTCGACCAAAATTCAG AGGTCTCTGATCAGAACTTTGCTGacgacgacgaggcggaagtcggCGCAGAATCAAGCAGAACATGCAAGAAAAGACGATTGAGCAGTTCTTCCACTTACTGCGCCCAAACGATCCAGTGA
- the LOC123084692 gene encoding 15-cis-phytoene desaturase, chloroplastic/chromoplastic: protein MDTSCLSSINIAGAKQVRSFAGQLHTQRCFTSSSVQALKTSHRTTSLGLRNKVKGSRRGLRALQVVCQDFPRPPLENTINYLEAGQLSSSFRSSERPSKPLQVVIAGAGLAGLSTAKYLADAGHKPIVLEARDVLGGKLAAWKDEDGDWYETGLHIFFGAYPNVQNLFAELGISDRLQWKEHSMIFAMPNKPGEYSRFDFPETLPAPLNGVWAILKNNEMLTWPEKVKFAIGLLPAMLGGQAYVEAQDGLTVSEWMEKQGVPDRVNDEVFIAMSKALNFINPDELSMQCILIALNRFLQEKHGSKMAFLDGNPPERLCMPIVNHIQSLGGEVRLNSRIQKIELNPDGTVKHFALTDGTQITGDAYVFAAPVDIFKLLVPQEWREISYFKRLDKLVGVPVINVHIWFDRKLKNTYDHLLFSRSSLLSVYADMSLACKEYYDPNRSMLELVFAPAEEWIGRSDTEIIEATMLELAKLFPDEIAADQSKAKILKYHVVKTPRSVYKTVPNCEPCRPLQRSPIEGFYLAGDYTKQKYLASMEGAVLSGKFCAQSIVQDSKMLSRRSQESLQSEAPVASKL from the exons ATGGATACCAGCTGCCTATCATCTATCAACATAGCTGGAGCGAAGCAAGTAAGATCTTTTGCCGGACAACTTCATACACAGAGGTGCTTCACAAGCAGCAGTGTCCAGGCACTAAAAACCAGTCACCGTACGACCTCCCTTGGCTTAAGGAATAAAGTAAAAGGATCACGCCGTGGACTTCGTGCTCTGCAG GTTGTTTGCCAAGATTTTCCAAGGCCTCCACTAGAGAACACGATTAACTATTTGGAAGCTGGCCAGCTTTCTTCGTCGTTTAGAAGCAGTGAACGCCCCAGTAAACCATTACAGGTCGTGATTGCTGGTGCAG GATTGGCTGGTCTATCAACTGCAAAGTACCTGGCAGATGCTGGCCATAAACCCATAGTGCTTGAGGCAAGAGATGTGTTGGGCGGAAAG TTAGCTGCATGGAAGGATGAAGATGGTGATTGGTACGAGACTGGCCTTCATATTTTTT ttgGAGCTTATCCCAATGTACAGAATTTGTTTGCTGAGCTTGGTATTAGTGATCGCTTGCAATGGAAGGAACACTCCATGATATTTGCCATGCCAAACAAACCAGGAGAATACAGCCGTTTTGATTTTCCAGAGACTTTGCCGGCGCCCTTAAATG GAGTGTGGGCCATACTGAAAAACAATGAAATGCTTACTTggccggagaaggtgaagtttgctatTGGGCTTCTACCTGCAATGCTTGGTGGCCAAGCTTACGTTGAAGCTCAAGATGGCTTAACTGTTTCAGAATGGATGGAAAAGCAG GGTGTTCCTGATCGGGTCAACGACGAGGTTTTTATTGCAATGTCCAAGGCACTCAATTTCATAAACCCTGACGAGTTATCCATGCAGTGCATTCTGATTGCTCTAAACCGATTTCTCCAG GAGAAGCATGGCTCGAAAATGGCATTCTTGGATGGTAATCCTCCTGAAAGGCTATGCATGCCTATTGTTAACCACATTCAGTCTTTGGGTGGTGAGGTCCGGCTGAATTCTCGTATTCAGAAAATTGAACTGAACCCGGACGGAACAGTGAAGCACTTTGCACTTACTGATGGGACTCAAATAACTGGAGATGCATATGTTTTTGCAGCACCAG TTGATATCTTCAAGCTTCTTGTACCACAAGAGTGGAGAGAGATCTCTTATTTCAAAAGGCTGGATAAGTTGGTGGGAGTTCCTGTCATCAATGTTCATATATG GTTTGACAGAAAACTGAAAAACACGTATGACCACCTTCTTTTCAGCAG GAGTTCACTTTTAAGCGTTTATGCAGACATGTCTTTAGCGTGCAAG GAGTACTATGATCCAAACCGTTCAATGCTGGAGCTGGTCTTTGCTCCAGCAGAGGAATGGATCGGGCGGAGTGACACCGAAATCATCGAAGCAACTATGCTAGAGCTAGCCAAGTTGTTTCCTGATGAAATCGCTGCTGACCAGAGTAAAGCAAAGATTCTTAAATACCATGTTGTGAAGACACCGAG GTCCGTTTACAAGACTGTCCCGAACTGCGAACCTTGCCGACCCCTGCAACGATCACCGATCGAAGGGTTCTATCTGGCCGGCGATTACACAAAGCAGAAATACCTGGCTTCCATGGAGGGTGCGGTTTTGTCAGGGAAGTTTTGTGCTCAGTCCATAGTGCAG GATTCTAAGATGCTGTCCCGCAGGAGCCAGGAGAGCCTGCAATCCGAAGCCCCGGTCGCCTCCAAGTTGTAG
- the LOC123084689 gene encoding putative pentatricopeptide repeat-containing protein At3g01580 codes for MNPRYKTLPKSHKAGSFLRRSNQTLAKSFASSAPAPSSALPRTDSFAELAHATRSAKCLRRLHALLAVTGAINRDTSAVTAAVEGYLSLGMPGAAASVFAGSHRRRPTVYSLNLAVRCFSAHGFHQELLEMYRRACAYGGGSDNFTFPPVIKACTAVGCLRLGREAHGRVLRDGHGDNVGVQTALLDMYAKAGWVGASRAVFDCMAQRDLISWNALISGYSLNGCFREAVEAMREMQEGGMRPNASTFVAAVGVCSAVGDSDAGDSLHAFALKCGVLADESVTPAFLSMYAGFDDLSSSRLLFDLQPVKDLVSYNSMISAYMQHDKWKESFEVFRLMRCAGLGPNLVTVVSVLPTCSDFFGVHIGESVHGMVIKFGLAEQISVVSALVSMYSKLGELDSAVQLFCSCTGKNHLLWNSIISGYILNNKWHTALDTFRRMQTEGVAPDATTVIKVISGCRHMKDLRMAKSIHGYAVRNSFELNQSVMNALLAMYGDCGELSDSYKLFQKMEVPMLISWNTIISGYAEAGDAEASVRLFRQMRQADLQFDVVTLIGLTSSISVAEDATIGESLHSLAVKSGCSTDVSLTHTLITMYSNCGSVEACQRLFDSLPSVNTVSYNVLMTGYRKNNLSEEILPLFYEMVKNEKEPNHITLLNVLPVCQNQLQGKSVHCYAVRNFFRLETSMLTSAICMYSRFNNFDYSCKLFNSVGEKNIIVWNCILSACVQCKLADIAFDFFRQMCFLNVNPDAVTMLALISACSQIGKADLAECVTALLLKNGFGGSLFVVNALIDMHSRCGSISFARELFDSSGAKDSVTWSAMINSYGLHGDGKSALDLFSMMIASEVEPDDVTFVSILSACSHSGLVEQARSLFKSLQIDYGITPRMEHYACMVDLLGRTGHLDEAYDVVGSMPFRPSESLLESLLGACRFHGNSKIGEAVGKLLIESDHSNPRSYVMLSNIYASVGKWNDYEWLRLDMEAKGLRKDVGISLIE; via the coding sequence ATGAACCCGCGCTACAAAACCCTCCCAAAATCCCACAAAGCCGGAAGCTTCCTCCGCAGATCCAACCAAACCCTCGCCAAATCCTTCGCCTCCTCGGCCCCGGCCCCGTCGAGCGCGCTGCCACGCACCGACTCGTTCGCGGAGCTCGCGCACGCCACCCGTTCGGCGAAATGCCTCCGCAGGCTCCACGCGCTGCTGGCCGTCACGGGCGCGATCAACCGGGACACCTCCGCCGTCACGGCCGCCGTCGAGGGCTACCTCTCCCTCGGCATGCCGGGCGCCGCGGCGTCGGTGTTCGCCgggtcccaccgccgccgccccacggtGTACTCGCTCAACCTCGCCGTCCGCTGCTTCTCGGCCCACGGGTTCCACCAGGAGCTCCTTGAAATGTACAGGAGGGCGTGCGCCTACGGCGGCGGCTCAGACAACTTCACGTTCCCACCAGTCATCAAGGCATGCACGGCCGTCGGCTGCCTTCGGCTGGGGAGGGAGGCGCACGGCAGGGTCCTGCGGGACGGGCACGGGGACAATGTCGGCGTGCAGACCGCGCTGCTTGACATGTACGCCAAGGCTGGCTGGGTTGGCGCGTCCAGGGCGGTGTTTGACTGCATGGCGCAGAGGGACCTGATTTCCTGGAACGCGCTGATCTCGGGGTATTCTCTGAATGGGTGCTTCAGAGAAGCTGTCGAGGCTATGCGGGAGATGCAGGAGGGCGGCATGAGGCCGAACGCTAGCACTTTTGTTGCTGCTGTCGGTGTGTGCAGTGCGGTCGGAGATTCAGATGCGGGTGATTCGCTGCATGCGTTTGCACTGAAATGTGGGGTGCTTGCTGATGAATCCGTTACACCTGCATTCCTCTCAATGTACGCTGGGTTTGATGATCTTTCCTCGTCGCGGTTGCTCTTTGATCTGCAGCCTGTTAAGGATTTGGTGTCTTACAATTCCATGATCTCAGCGTACATGCAGCATGATAAATGGAAGGAATCATTCGAGGTCTTCAGGTTGATGCGTTGCGCAGGACTAGGGCCTAATCTGGTAACAGTGGTATCTGTCCTTCCAACCTGCAGTGACTTTTTTGGTGTACACATCGGCGAATCTGTGCATGGTATGGTTATCAAGTTTGGCCTAGCAGAGCAGATTTCTGTTGTCAGCGCTCTTGTTTCTATGTATTCTAAACTTGGGGAGTTGGATTCAGCTGTGCAGCTTTTCTGTAGTTGTACCGGAAAGAACCATCTTCTGTGGAACTCCATCATTTCTGGGTACATTTTGAACAACAAATGGCACACTGCTCTCGATACATTCCGCAGGATGCAAACCGAAGGTGTTGCACCCGATGCAACAACTGTCATTAAGGTGATCTCTGGATGCAGGCACATGAAAGATTTACGCATGGCAAAGTCCATCCACGGATATGCTGTGAGAAACAGTTTTGAATTGAACCAAAGCGTGATGAATGCACTCCTGGCTATGTACGGTGACTGTGGAGAACTCTCAGATTCCTACAAGTTATTTCAGAAAATGGAAGTACCTATGTTGATATCTTGGAACACGATAATATCTGGCTATGCTGAAGCTGGAGATGCAGAGGCTTCTGTAAGACTCTTCCGCCAGATGCGCCAAGCAGACTTGCAGTTTGATGTAGTAACCCTGATTGGCCTTACCAGCAGTATTTCGGTGGCTGAGGACGCCACAATTGGAGAATCACTTCATTCTTTGGCAGTTAAAAGTGGATGCAGTACGGATGTTTCTCTTACACACACCCTCATTACCATGTACAGCAACTGTGGTTCTGTTGAGGCATGCCAGCGACTCTTTGACAGCTTGCCTTCTGTGAACACAGTCTCTTACAATGTTCTGATGACTGGATACCGTAAAAACAACCTATCTGAAGAGATCTTACCTCTGTTTTATGAAATGGTGAAGAATGAAAAGGAGCCAAATCATATTACGTTACTGAATGTATTGCCTGTTTGTCAGAACCAATTGCAAGGAAAGTCTGTCCACTGTTATGCAGTTCGAAATTTCTTCAGGCTAGAAACATCTATGCTCACATCAGCCATTTGTATGTACAGTAGGTTCAACAATTTTGATTACAGTTGCAAACTCTTTAATTCGGTTGGTGAGAAAAACATCATAGTATGGAATTGCATCTTATCTGCCTGTGTTCAGTGCAAGCTGGCTGATATTGCATTTGATTTCTTCAGGCAGATGTGCTTCCTTAATGTGAATCCTGATGCAGTAACCATGTTGGCACTCATCTCAGCATGTTCGCAGATTGGAAAAGCAGATTTGGCAGAATGTGTTACAGCTCTCCTACTAAAGAATGGCTTTGGTGGAAGCCTTTTTGTTGTCAATGCTCTCattgacatgcattcaaggtgtgGAAGCATTTCATTTGCAAGAGAGCTCTTTGATAGCTCAGGGGCAAAAGATTCTGTTACTTGGAGTGCAATGATCAACTCATATGGTTTACATGGGGATGGCAAGTCTGCCCTTGACCTTTTCTCCATGATGATAGCCTCAGAAGTGGAGCCAGATGACGTAACTTTTGTTAGTATCTTGTCAGCTTGCAGTCATAGTGGCCTTGTAGAGCAAGCAAGATCCTTGTTTAAATCACTACAGATAGACTATGGCATCACACCGAGGATGGAGCATTATGCATGCATGGTGGATCTGCTAGGTCGAACTGGCCACTTGGATGAAGCCTATGATGTTGTCGGGTCAATGCCATTCAGACCATCAGAAAGTTTGCTTGAGTCATTGCTTGGAGCCTGTAGATTCCATGGAAATTCCAAAATTGGTGAGGCTGTGGGGAAATTGCTCATTGAGTCTGACCACAGTAATCCACGGTCTTATGTCATGCTTTCTAACATCTATGCTTCAGTTGGTAAATGGAATGACTATGAGTGGCTGCGGTTAGATATGGAAGCAAAAGGGTTGAGGAAAGATGTGGGAATCAGTTTGATTGAGTAG
- the LOC123084690 gene encoding protein WEAK CHLOROPLAST MOVEMENT UNDER BLUE LIGHT 1: protein MVEDNLEVGDSCLSSPKSVQNSVEPSPTEGTNEDESSNLEKTACANFETPMHQELPASLILIDEESNLQETSVEQKASIGDSISSEVDHSGLPSIKEDSHRFPSASNEVDESKDAISDLMTTHSSEENTHATPQTSVSSREEVQCAPLHNVQDGASCPDSEKTACEAPPAILQKVKEDKPRFMHRLPDRQMSLRDTRQKMPAPVRRLNSGNYSRTDNFFVDTTKPIESVKVAASRFGGSINWKTRKTEPVQVGDHVKLEVSLLKNEISDCKQQAEAAEAAKLSVFNEIKRTNKLIEDLKHELERAEHEEADAKEDLDFFQFIVPEMEEGGASGDSVAGEEILKNIQERHKVLVSKLKLVNDELKGVQENYDSLLIEQDISIGKSQAAIIVSKESEKQAEELTVELNKLKEVLDLARATRHDAEKHKACASLARDEDRLKWEKDLGQAEEELSQLNKKLSSVEDLKSELEISSSLLVKHNEELNAYVEEKLIKEAQEQGNKTDETMQEETILSRDELEEQKKSIDKARDEVCALKVAAASLQSELSKEKETLATMQQLEAMASITITSLKAEIKLAKQELETVQSKEKKSCDRMSELPGLLQAAAQEADEAKSLAVKAQEMLRTSKEEMEQAKADLSTMEFRLQAVLKETEAAKESERLSLDALRALEESELAASIAEQGSPGMITLDFHEHASLIEKSHQAEELVHEKISFAVAQVEMAKDSESLVLAKLSEIYKVLEERKQALLAAQKQADSATEGKLAMEQELRTWREEHGERRKATAEALKSETKHSNPVVIVVERDRDIKGTCKEDSCALVHPLSSDMSARSSPAGPGLREKAKKAKKPPFLRRMMMFLARRRLTAAA from the exons ATGGTAGAGGACAATCTTGAGGTGGGCGACTCTTGTTTGTCTTCACCAAAATCTGTGCAAAATTCTGTAGAGCCTAGCCCAACTGAAGGCACCAATGAAGATGAAAGCAGTAACCTTGAGAAAACAGCATGTGCCAATTTTGAGACACCAATGCACCAAGAACTTCCTGCAAGCTTGATATTGATTGACGAAGAAAGCAATCTGCAAGAGACTTCGGTTGAACAAAAGGCTTCCATTGGTGATTCCATATCATCAGAAGTAGACCACAGTGGGTTGCCATCAATCAAAGAAGATTCTCACAGATTTCCATCTGCCTCTAACGAAGTTGATGAATCAAAGGATGCCATCAGTGACTTGATGACAACGCATTCTTCAGAAGAAAACACACATGCAACACCACAGACTTCAGTTAGCTCAAGAGAAGAGGTCCAATGTGCACCTTTGCATAACGTTCAAGATGGTGCTTCCTGTCCCGATTCTGAGAAAACTGCTTGTGAAGCGCCACCTGCTATCTTACAAAAGGTGAAAGAAGATAAACCACGGTTCATGCATAGATTGCCTGATCGCCAAATGAGCCTACGAGACACTAGACAGAAAATGCCTGCGCCCGTGAGGAGATTGAACAGTGGGAATTATTCGAGGACTGATAATTTTTTTGTCGATACAACGAAGCCCATTGAGTCAGTGAAGGTGGCTGCCTCAAGATTTGGTGGGAGCATCAACTGGAAAACGCGCAAAACAGAACCAGTGCAG GTGGGTGATCATGTCAAACTCGAGGTCAGTCTGCTGAAGAACGAAATTTCAGATTGCAAACAGCAAGCAGAAGCTGCAGAGGCTGCAAAGCTGTCTGTATTCAATGAGATTAAGAGAACAAATAAGCTTATTGAAGACCTGAAACATGAACTGGAGAGGGCAGAACATGAAGAGGCAGATGCCAAGGAGGATTTGGATTTCTTCCAATTTATTGTACCAGAGATGGAGGAAGGAGGAGCTAGCGGTGATAGTGTTGCAGGCGAGGAGATTTTGAAAAATATCCAAGAACGGCACAAAGTACTGGTGTCCAAACTGAAGTTGGTCAATGATGAGTTAAAAGGGGTTCAGGAGAATTATGATTCTTTATTGATTGAACAGGACATTTCCATTGGAAAATCTCAGGCAGCCATCATAGTATCCAAAGAGTCTGAGAAGCAAGCAGAGGAGCTCACTGTAGAGCTCAACAAACTGAAGGAAGTGTTGGATTTGGCTCGTGCCACGCGCCATGATGCTGAAAAACACAAGGCGTGTGCATCCTTAGCTCGAGATGAGGACCGTCTTAAATGGGAGAAGGATCTAGGGCAAGCAGAAGAGGAGCTGAGTCAACTCAACAAGAAGCTTTCCTCTGTCGAAGATCTGAAATCAGAGCTCGAAATATCATCCAGCTTGCTGGTGAAGCACAACGAAGAGCTAAATGCATATGTGGAGGAAAAGCTAATTAAAGAAGCACAAGAACAAGGAAACAAAACTGATGAGACCATGCAAGAAGAAACCATTCTATCAAGAGATGAGCTTGAGGAGCAGAAGAAGAGCATTGATAAGGCGAGAGATGAAGTCTGTGCCCTGAAAGTTGCTGCTGCATCACTTCAGTCAGAGTTGAGCAAAGAGAAAGAAACACTTGCCACCATGCAGCAGCTGGAAGCAATGGCATCGATCACCATTACTTCTCTCAAGGCAGAGATTAAGCTGGCAAAACAGGAACTGGAAACAGTTCAGTCCAAGGAGAAGAAATCCTGCGATAGAATGAGCGAGTTGCCTGGGCTTCTGCAAGCTGCAGCCCAGGAAGCTGATGAGGCAAAGTCTCTCGCTGTGAAGGCACAGGAGATGCTAAGAACGAGCAAGGAAGAAATGGAGCAAGCGAAGGCTGATCTGAGTACTATGGAATTCAGGCTCCAAGCAGTCCTGAAGGAGACGGAAGCAGCGAAAGAGTCTGAGAGGCTGTCGCTTGATGCTCTCAGAGCTCTGGAGGAGAGCGAGCTTGCAGCAAGCATTGCAGAACAAGGCTCTCCTGGAATGATCACACTGGACTTTCATGAACATGCGTCTCTCATCGAGAAGTCCCATCAGGCAGAAGAGCTTGTGCACGAGAAGATATCTTTTGCAGTTGCGCAGGTTGAGATGGCCAAGGACTCCGAGTCTCTCGTCTTAGCAAAGCTCAGCGAAATTTACAAGGTTCTGGAAGAACGAAAGCAAGCGCTGCTTGCTGCCCAAAAGCAGGCCGACAGTGCCACGGAAGGCAAGCTGGCCATGGAACAGGAACTGAGGACATGGAGGGAGGAGCATGGGGAGCGTCGTAAGGCTACCGCTGAGGCTTTGAAATCTGAAACTAAACATTCAAACCCGGTGGTGATCGTCGTTGAGCGCGATCGGGACATCAAGGGCACATGCAAAGAAGACAGCTGCGCCTTGGTTCATCCGCTGTCCTCGGATATGTCAGCCAGGAGCAGCCCTGCCGGCCCAGGTTTGCgcgagaaggcgaagaaggcaaaGAAGCCGCCGTTCCTCCGGCGCATGATGATGTTCCTGGCCAGGAGGAGGCTCACAGCAGCGGCGTAA